One window of the Candidatus Thermoplasmatota archaeon genome contains the following:
- a CDS encoding DUF2341 domain-containing protein, with the protein MGEIKLRTIVSTVLLSLGMLLSVAQIRSVETTMLSRGFQDRGGSLVVWHDDFFDTGRIDVGLTRNCSIDTSAGVITMQNTYAAWTNPSFTRMRPINITNTGLVGLHNYVLELNIPYDSDMQTDYDDLRFTNAQGISYEYWILERTMGVSARVLVLIPYIAPQQTITMYLFYGNPTAVDQGNFNSVFTWQDLTQPDVMISYKNENEGAWDPDVAYGGGRFLTAWEERLGPEDLGYYLERSLPSVILGRTFDVNGSNPQPPKETGDIRISRPDDTSYHAENPSIAYGAGKFFVCWEENPATIADRFKSDIKGAFVALNGTVLSRFTICSNADGGQYDPHVCYDARTNRFMVVWEDARAGADNYDIWGKIYFPSGTSYVEFCVTPGEVHCQSDPWVCSDEQGNFFVVYEDGYDPQIGPFSLKARRFSPTGPGGQPVQNGSTISIATGSSTVDHIFPAVVYNPVSQRYLVTWNDADISVDPTVRSSYDGNIWGKILDVNGATVITNFIITPGTSNIRTDVVPFFNSMFFVSYDSILGGSTGIWGKLVSSSGVIHGAEVQLTDGSSQNVDWNNLAVGEGNIFCIWEDERDVVSLYADAFGSVWSITQKVGSPFVSYALGEEYKLITNAVVTSTVITPDSEFIRWHRFSAAYTVPVGVVRFDILNADGTVVLRADVNPGEDLSAMSERSCRLRATLTRSVPTSSPVVDAWNISWYRYADMEPPHTQILFDPAVPDGSNNWYTKPIRCTFVVSDNDSAPSNITTFYRMNQGETKVYDPANPPFITSERPDNMIEYWSKDTAENEETPHHVITNIALDRSPPMVTIVKPPELVFQGLIRINGSVTEYASGSGIQRIEIRRGSDILFNATYTGEKIKWFDTSFSASYGETYDILVISVDQAGLRGIDRRTVRCSEKGIYQIGYLYITNHDKIGPVHLLTRLGVAVVVDFNVLVCAAAEIPDNAVAVEFVATQQFLKKTYTCWDTNVSDGAIVNLSIPSGFYELSARLYDADQHQVGSVVLIKKILVVILQG; encoded by the coding sequence ATGGGGGAAATAAAACTCAGAACAATTGTCAGTACCGTTCTCCTTAGTCTGGGAATGCTTTTGTCAGTAGCCCAGATTCGATCTGTGGAAACGACGATGCTTTCTAGAGGTTTTCAGGATCGTGGTGGTTCCTTAGTTGTATGGCACGATGATTTTTTTGATACTGGTCGAATCGATGTTGGTTTGACGAGAAACTGTTCAATTGATACGTCAGCAGGAGTTATCACAATGCAGAATACGTATGCAGCTTGGACGAATCCATCGTTTACGCGAATGCGTCCCATCAATATTACAAATACCGGGTTGGTTGGTCTTCATAACTATGTTCTTGAGCTGAATATTCCCTATGATTCTGACATGCAGACTGATTATGATGATCTTCGTTTTACAAACGCTCAGGGAATTTCCTATGAGTATTGGATTTTAGAGCGAACTATGGGTGTTTCAGCACGTGTCCTCGTGTTAATTCCATATATCGCTCCGCAGCAAACCATAACGATGTATTTGTTTTATGGAAATCCAACTGCGGTTGATCAAGGAAATTTTAATAGTGTGTTCACGTGGCAGGACCTCACGCAACCTGATGTTATGATCTCGTATAAAAATGAAAATGAAGGAGCATGGGATCCAGATGTTGCCTATGGCGGCGGACGTTTTCTGACCGCTTGGGAGGAACGACTTGGACCCGAGGATCTTGGTTATTATCTCGAACGTTCGCTTCCTTCAGTGATCCTAGGTAGAACCTTTGATGTGAATGGATCAAATCCGCAGCCACCAAAAGAAACCGGAGATATCAGAATTTCACGACCTGATGATACTTCGTATCATGCAGAGAACCCATCGATTGCATATGGCGCTGGTAAATTTTTTGTCTGCTGGGAGGAAAATCCAGCAACAATTGCTGATCGATTTAAATCAGATATCAAAGGAGCTTTTGTCGCACTCAATGGAACCGTGCTTTCGCGATTTACAATTTGTAGCAATGCTGATGGCGGGCAGTATGATCCGCATGTGTGCTATGATGCTAGAACGAATCGCTTTATGGTTGTATGGGAGGATGCACGGGCTGGTGCTGATAACTATGACATCTGGGGGAAAATCTATTTTCCCAGTGGGACGTCCTATGTTGAGTTTTGTGTCACCCCTGGGGAAGTGCATTGTCAGTCTGATCCATGGGTATGTTCTGATGAACAGGGGAATTTTTTCGTTGTCTATGAAGATGGGTATGATCCTCAGATAGGACCGTTTAGTTTGAAGGCAAGACGTTTTTCTCCAACAGGTCCTGGAGGACAACCAGTACAAAATGGTTCAACGATATCGATTGCTACTGGTAGTTCGACGGTTGATCATATCTTCCCAGCGGTTGTTTACAATCCGGTTTCCCAGCGGTATCTGGTAACGTGGAATGATGCTGATATCAGTGTTGATCCTACAGTTCGTTCGAGTTACGATGGTAATATCTGGGGGAAAATCCTTGATGTGAATGGTGCAACAGTGATCACGAATTTTATTATAACACCGGGAACGAGTAACATTCGAACTGATGTTGTGCCGTTTTTTAACAGTATGTTTTTTGTTTCGTATGATAGCATTCTTGGGGGAAGTACTGGGATTTGGGGAAAACTTGTCTCATCTTCAGGAGTTATCCATGGTGCTGAGGTGCAGCTGACTGATGGGTCGTCGCAGAATGTTGATTGGAATAATCTTGCAGTCGGTGAGGGTAATATTTTCTGTATTTGGGAGGATGAGCGAGATGTGGTTTCATTGTATGCTGATGCATTTGGATCGGTGTGGAGTATCACCCAGAAGGTCGGATCACCATTTGTCAGTTATGCTCTTGGAGAGGAGTATAAACTGATTACCAATGCAGTGGTTACATCAACGGTGATCACTCCAGATAGTGAGTTTATTCGCTGGCATCGTTTTTCTGCAGCATATACAGTTCCAGTTGGTGTTGTCCGGTTTGATATTTTGAATGCTGATGGGACTGTTGTTTTACGTGCAGATGTGAATCCCGGTGAGGATTTATCAGCGATGTCGGAGCGGAGCTGCAGACTTCGTGCAACGCTTACCCGTTCCGTACCAACAAGCTCACCTGTTGTTGACGCATGGAATATCAGCTGGTATCGATATGCAGATATGGAACCGCCACATACTCAGATTTTGTTCGACCCTGCGGTTCCTGATGGGAGTAATAATTGGTATACCAAACCAATTCGATGTACGTTTGTGGTGTCTGATAATGATTCAGCTCCAAGTAATATCACGACGTTCTATCGGATGAACCAAGGTGAGACAAAGGTGTATGATCCAGCAAACCCGCCGTTTATTACGTCTGAACGGCCTGATAATATGATTGAGTACTGGTCAAAGGATACTGCTGAGAATGAAGAAACACCGCATCATGTGATAACAAATATTGCGCTTGACCGAAGTCCTCCGATGGTCACAATTGTGAAACCTCCTGAACTGGTATTTCAAGGGTTAATTCGAATTAATGGTTCGGTAACTGAATATGCTTCTGGATCTGGGATACAACGCATTGAGATCAGACGTGGGAGTGATATACTGTTCAATGCAACATATACTGGAGAGAAAATCAAATGGTTTGACACCAGTTTTTCTGCGTCGTATGGAGAAACATATGATATTTTGGTGATTAGTGTTGATCAGGCAGGGCTTCGGGGTATTGATCGTCGAACTGTGCGTTGTTCGGAGAAGGGGATCTATCAAATTGGGTATCTTTATATTACGAACCATGATAAAATCGGACCCGTACACCTGCTTACTCGTCTTGGTGTTGCAGTTGTAGTTGATTTCAATGTTTTAGTATGTGCTGCTGCAGAAATTCCTGACAATGCTGTTGCTGTTGAGTTTGTTGCAACGCAACAGTTTCTTAAAAAAACGTATACCTGCTGGGATACGAATGTTTCTGATGGTGCAATCGTAAATCTCAGTATTCCGTCAGGTTTTTATGAGTTATCTGCACGGTTGTATGACGCAGATCAGCATCAGGTTGGATCTGTGGTGTTGATCAAGAAAATTCTCGTGGTGATACTACAAGGATAA